From one Solanum stenotomum isolate F172 chromosome 12, ASM1918654v1, whole genome shotgun sequence genomic stretch:
- the LOC125848374 gene encoding protein NRT1/ PTR FAMILY 5.8, with protein sequence MAGGQSPRNLNKPCILLIVIAGMERFSFKGVASNLVTYLTDVAKMSNSAAAKMVNNWCGITSMLPLLVAPLADSYLDRYTTVLASSSLYFAGLLALTSLALQWPWTSVDKSGFSSSLSWSLHLISLGQAGYNPSLQAFAADQLDDEEELPCTKNDQSSKKKSTFFHWWYFGICCGSLLGVSIMSYIQDTLGWGLGFAIPSIAMIVSIVVFRFGNRFYKHNTDGELIHIKSLGGHIVKAIRAATARLTCGEIAVPDTNKSKVVEIELENAPLCQQDSGSTDKKPENGIVEILKVVLPLLPVWTMLLMFAVIFQQPATFFTKQGMTMTRNIGSNFRIPPAALQSSITISIILLMPLYDTCFIPFIRVLTRNEKGITVMQRMGIGMFLSVIAMIIAAVTERKRLDIARNLGTLTSEFEALPMSIFWLLPQYILLGISDIFTVVGMQEFFYSEVPINMRTLGIALYTSVFGCGSFFSSFLITVIEHLTSSIGEKQNWFADDMSKARLDNYYWFLALSSATSFLMFMVFCRFYRSRTVN encoded by the exons ATGGCTGGAGGACAAAGTCCAAGAAATCTCAACAAACCATGTATTCTCCTCATAG TTATAGCGGGAATGGAGAGGTTTTCATTCAAAGGGGTGGCATCAAATTTAGTGACATATCTAACAGATGTTGCCAAAATGAGCAATTCAGCTGCGGCAAAGATGGTTAACAATTGGTGTGGTATTACGTCTATGTTGCCATTGCTGGTTGCTCCACTAGCTGATTCTTATTTGGACCGCTACACCACTGTATtggcttcttcttctctatatTTTGCC GGTCTTTTAGCTTTGACATCATTGGCATTACAATGGCCATGGACATCTGTGGACAAATCAGGCTTCTCTTCATCGTTATCATGGTCTCTGCATTTAATTTCACTAGGCCAAGCGGGTTACAACCCGTCCTTACAAGCTTTTGCAGCGGACCAATTGGATGACGAAGAAGAATTGCCCTGTACAAAGAATGACCAGAGCTCCAAGAAAAAGAGTACATTTTTCCACTGGTGGTATTTTGGCATATGTTGTGGCAGCCTACTTGGAGTGTCCATTATGTCGTACATACAGGACACGTTAGGATGGGGATTAGGTTTCGCCATTCCCTCGATTGCCATGATAGTGTCAATTGTAGTCTTCAGATTTGGCAACAGGTTTTATAAACATAACACGGATGGTGAACTTATCCATATCAAGTCTTTGGGAGGTCATATAGTTAAAGCTATTAGAGCAGCTACTGCAAGATTGACCTGTGGTGAGATTGCTGTACCAGATACCAACAAGTCGAAAGTTGTTGAGATCga acttgaaAATGCACCACTCTGCCAACAAGATTCAGGCAGCACGGATAAAAAGCCGGAGAATGGGATAGTAGAAATTCTAAAAGTAGTACTACCTCTACTGCCAGTATGGACTATGCTTCTGATGTTTGCAGTGATTTTTCAACAACCTGCAACATTTTTCACTAAACAAGGTATGACAATGACAAGAAACATTGGAAGCAACTTCCGAATTCCACCAGCTGCACTTCAGAGTTCAATCACAATATCTATAATCCTGCTCATGCCTCTTTACGACACATGCTTTATCCCCTTCATTCGTGTTTTGACACGTAATGAGAAAGGTATCACTGTGATGCAGAGAATGGGAATAGGGATGTTCCTTTCAGTGATAGCAATGATAATTGCAGCTGTTACCGAAAGAAAAAGACTGGATATTGCCAGAAATCTAGGTACTTTAACTTCAGAATTTGAAGCTTTGCCAATGAGCATATTTTGGTTGCTGCCTCAATACATATTATTGGGAATTTCAGATATATTCACAGTTGTCGGTATGCAAGAGTTCTTTTACTCTGAAGTTCCGATAAATATGAGAACTTTAGGCATAGCTCTTTATACCAGTGTATTTGGTTGTGGTAGTTTCTTCAGCTCATTCCTTATAACAGTGATTGAACATTTGACAAGTTCAATAGGAGAAAAGCAGAACTGGTTCGCCGATGACATGAGCAAAGCCCGTTTAGACAACTACTACTGGTTTCTGGCATTGTCAAGTGCAACCAGTTttttgatgtttatggttttctgTCGATTTTATAGAAGCAGGACAGTTAATTAG
- the LOC125848416 gene encoding F-box/kelch-repeat protein At3g23880-like, whose product METPMHIQEEIIMDMLSRLPVKSLFRFRCVSNSWNALICEPSFKKQHLNHAKNDKLLVLRIAKDSNVFFYCSSLLTTTTPHQIVRDVQESVCVPQCVPGYYHINNYHLYGSCNGLFLIGIKQKRFLCNPSTRESILLPSHWDKFFHGCIHGMGYDPTSDDYKVVHIPEEDEKAPTEILSLKTGSWRKIYGGDCSLQSGNMECLTLLRGSFHWLTYSVDSMFSLISFNISNEVFGGLPLSKEMPLLCDTIEQGVTVLGGMLSVNFLYEEEDTTIFDLWVMKEYGMEESWTKLFTMRDSRDAYEVLPVVPKYIFADGELLFRSDRRIVLKTIKESDKRSNLVGPLTTDEDTDTTRDGFVYTETLISPKDCVIALN is encoded by the coding sequence ATGGAAACTCCCATGCACATCCAAGAAGAAATAATTATGGATATGTTAAGTAGACTGCCTGTGAAGTCTCTTTTTAGATTCAGGTGTGTTTCAAACTCTTGGAATGCTTTAATCTGTGAACCTAGCTTTAAGAAACAACATCTCAATCATGCCAAAAATGACAAATTGCTTGTTCTACGGATTGCTAAGGATAGTAATGTTTTCTTCTATTGTTCATCTTTATTGACGACAACAACACCACATCAAATCGTTAGGGATGTACAAGAATCGGTGTGTGTCCCGCAATGTGTGCCAGGGTATTACCATATCAATAATTACCATCTCTATGGTAGCTGCAATGGCTTGTTTTTAATTGGGATTAAGCAGAAACGTTTTCTGTGTAATCCTTCTACAAGAGAATCAATATTACTACCATCACATTGGGATAAGTTTTTTCATGGTTGCATTCATGGAATGGGATATGACCCAACTAGTGATGACTATAAGGTCGTTCACATTcctgaagaagatgaaaaggcACCCACTGAAATTCTCTCCCTAAAAACTGGTTCCTGGAGAAAAATTTATGGAGGTGATTGTTCTCTCCAATCCGGTAATATGGAATGTTTGACATTACTACGAGGATCATTTCATTGGCTTACTTATTCCGTAGATTCAATGTTTTCTCtgatttcatttaatatttcaaatgaGGTGTTTGGAGGATTACCATTGTCGAAGGAAATGCCCTTGTTGTGTGACACGATCGAGCAAGGTGTGACAGTGTTAGGTGGAATGCTTAGTGTAAATTTTCTTTATGAGGAGGAGGATACTACTATTTTTGATTTGTGGGTAATGAAAGAGTATGGTATGGAAGAATCTTGGACTAAATTATTTACGATGAGAGATAGTAGGGATGCTTATGAGGTGTTACCAGTCGttccaaaatatatatttgcagaTGGTGAACTGTTGTTCCGTTCTGATAGAAGAATTGTGCTTAAAACAATCAAAGAATCAGACAAAAGAAGCAATCTAGTAGGGCCTCTAACTACTGATGAAGATACAGATACCACCAGGGATGGATTTGTTTACACAGAGACTTTGATCTCTCCAAAAGATTGTGTTATTGCTTTGAACTAG
- the LOC125849004 gene encoding uncharacterized protein LOC125849004 codes for MGLFGYTVAGGGFILIGAWESLVSSSGALKTSSPSSTTQSPLQNPSTDKIEQDSVFSSSITFVLILILSFLFVLDSLLSFFDALNSKDNIGSVLQLQVIAISLLFFLYSVLGLMTRLKKSFDLPSPILNLLCLFAFAEEFVLFYLQRKDPSGVENRYYDLLLVPIAICAFCSFLELKNPKSNYTRLGRGIGLILQGMWTLQMGFAFFSDLIAQGCYLHERSRGNYTVKCKGHPQYHRGGAIATLQFNCHLALLVAVVTFVYSIVCKKHGIGREHMRYRPIGAEMQHLEIDSQSHFTLESDEDDDNENGIKEEMNVEMQKAIVPVPESETNGYHTHP; via the coding sequence ATGGGGCTATTCGGCTATACCGTCGCCGGCGGCGGATTCATACTAATCGGCGCTTGGGAATCTCTTGTCTCTTCCTCCGGTGCCCTGAAAACTTCATCACCGTCGTCCACTACCCAATCGCCGCTACAAAACCCATCTACAGATAAGATTGAGCAAGATTCTGTTTTTTCTTCATCTATCACCTTTGTGTTAATCTTAATCCTTTCATTCCTTTTCGTTCTCGATTCCTTGTTATCCTTTTTCGACGCACTCAACTCAAAAGACAACATTGGTTCCGTCCTTCAATTGCAGGTTATCGccatttctcttcttttctttctctattcGGTATTAGGTCTCATGACCCGcttgaaaaaatcatttgatttaCCTTCACCGATCCTCAATTTGCTTTGTCTCTTCGCTTTTGCTGAGGAATTTGTGTTGTTTTATCTTCAAAGGAAAGACCCAAGTGGAGTTGAGAATCGTTACTATGATCTCTTGCTTGTGCCTATTGCTATTTGTGCATTTTGTTCATTTCTAGAATTGAAAAATCCCAAATCGAATTACACTAGATTAGGACGTGGGATTGGGTTAATCTTGCAAGGGATGTGGACTCTTCAAATGGGGTTTGCTTTTTTCTCCGATTTGATTGCACAGGGATGCTATTTGCATGAAAGGAGTAGAGGTAACTACACGGTTAAGTGTAAAGGTCATCCTCAGTACCATCGAGGTGGAGCTATTGCTACCCTTCAGTTCAATTGCCACCTTGCTCTTCTTGTAGCTGTGGTTACTTTTGTATACTCAATTGTGTGTAAAAAACACGGTATTGGCCGTGAACATATGCGGTATAGACCTATTGGAGCTGAGATGCAACACTTGGAAATAGATAGTCAATCTCATTTTACTTTAGAGTCTGATGAAGATGATGACAATGAGAATGGGATAAAAGAAGAGATGAATGTTGAAATGCAAAAGGCTATCGTACCTGTTCCTGAATCAGAAACTAATGGGTATCATACCCATCCTTGA
- the LOC125848963 gene encoding uncharacterized protein LOC125848963 — protein sequence MNIINRAASILLLLVFFLAFFQDSVHGRPLLLSMSRPKPDDAALFARWLVSQSSWGVLNTIASDMGGAPFGNVVSFSDGLPDKGRGIPYFYLTTLDPTARNALKDQRSSFTISEYAIGTCGKKDPENPSCAKITLVGKLKVVTGDPKETSFAQTALFTKHPEMEGWPKSHDFQIYKLEIEEIFMINWFGGPKPLTVDQYLQAKMDSHTVIA from the exons ATGAATATCATCAACAGAGCAGCTTCGATTTTACTTCTTTTGGTGTTCTTCTTGGctttttttcaagattctgtTCATGGGCGCCCTCTTTTACTGTCAATGTCCAGACCCAAGCCGGATGATGCTGCTTTATTTGCTCGATGGCTCGTTTCTCAGAGTTCTTGGGGTGTTCTCAA TACTATAGCAAGTGATATGGGAGGAGCACCGTTTGG GAATGTTGTCTCATTTAGTGATGGGTTACCGGACAAAGGCCGTGGTATACCATACTTTTACTTAACAACGCTTGATCCCACTGCTAGAAATGCATTGAAAGACCAGAGATCATCATTTACAATCAGTGAGTACGCCATTGGAACTTGTGGCAAGAAAGATCCTGAGAACCCATCTTGTGCCAAAATTACCCTCGTAGGAAAG TTGAAAGTGGTTACTGGAGATCCAAAGGAAACTAGCTTTGCTCAAACTGCTCTATTCACAAAACACCCTGAGATGGAAG GTTGGCCCAAGAGTCACGATTTCCAGATATACAAATTAGAGATCGAAGAGATATTTATGATCAATTGGTTTGGTGGTCCCAAACCTCTCACCGTGGATCAGTATTTGCAGGCTAAAAT GGATAGTCACACGGTCATTGCATGA
- the LOC125847694 gene encoding CRM-domain containing factor CFM2, chloroplastic isoform X1 → MLLPFCNFHPINPSKTLLNPSPSHSLFSTTPSFSLKPFFPRNTLPVFATSPDTETLPESAIRRIADKLRSLGFVEEPKNHETQENASSSNPTANSPGQIFVPLPTQLPKYRVGHTLDTSWSTPENPVPQPGLGNSIQKFHELRDEFLKEKEKERLKNKEYKKERAPSLAELTLPAEELRRLRTVGIALRKKLKIGKAGITEGIVNGIHERWRRMELVKITCEDICRLNMKRTHELLEKKTGGLVIWRSGSNIILYRGADYKYPYFSEISFENNSAQDATPDLFMGTEEHMTNSSGTDAVKPDASDRKSPPRVIQGVGSPDRVRFELPGEAEHTEEADKLLEGLGPRFTDWWGCEPLPIDADLLPAIVPGYKRPFRLLPYGVKPKLTNDEMTTLRRLGRPLPCHFVLGRNRKLQGLAATIVKLWEKCEIAKVAVKRGVQNTNSELMAEELKWLTGGTLLSRDREFIVFYRGKDFLPSAVSSAIEERRKQVFEEEKRNGFNSSVANAKERKQSTTGSVSDDGHARRINQKGVQEKKKLTSMEAAIERTADKLTTALEKKAEAENLLLELEEDEVPQQSDMDKEGITEEERFMLRKIGLRMKPFLLLGRRGVFDGTVENMHLHWKYRELVKVITGRKTIEEVHQIARMLEAESGGILVAVELVNKGHAIIVYRGKNYERPASLRPQTLLSKREAMKRSIEAQRRQSLKLHVLKLTQNIEVLQSRLAKNEDMVHIQSPDIVDRQVPVTGISDAAGGTNYQSSLASPTECVLIERSLFSFYIQDSGDAAEDTDPSSQKELSSDSSDTDHNSQQEFPIDPFFQYEGKVEAVGDTIQPQHQSISSIKSKSMFNVNVDQKTFGSAVSESVSKSSRGEVKIHFSETRSFNKPREVDNKKEVSQLPSVKPQQALRSTRSRSEGMPTRKVQLSNRERLLLRKQALKMKKQPVLAVGRSNIVTGVAKNIKEHFKKYPLAIVNVKGRAKGTSVREVVFKLEQATGAVLVSQEPSKVILYRGWGPGGERGASNGNDTRNSRNSREQKELMSISPELISAIRLECGLQSNHDMEVAS, encoded by the exons ATGTTGCTTCCTTTCTGCAACTTCCATCCCATAAACCCTTCTAAAACCCTCTTAAACCCCTCACCATCACATTCCCTCTTCTCTACTACACCCTCTTTTTCCCTAAAACCCTTCTTTCCTCGTAATACCCTTCCTGTTTTCGCCACATCCCCTGATACTGAAACTTTACCGGAATCCGCCATCCGAAGAATCGCCGACAAGCTACGCAGTCTTGGATTTGTTGAAGAACCCAAGAATCATGAAACCCAAGAAAATGCTTCGAGTTCTAATCCCACTGCTAACTCACCCGGTCAAATTTTTGTTCCTTTGCCTACGCAACTACCCAAGTACCGTGTGGGTCACACACTTGACACTAGTTGGAGTACGCCTGAAAACCCAGTACCGCAGCCTGGTTTAGGGAACTCTATACAGAAGTTTCATGAATTGAGGGATGAGTTCttgaaagagaaggagaaagagaggTTAAAGAATAAGGAGTATAAGAAAGAGAGAGCACCAAGTTTGGCGGAGCTTACTTTACCAGCTGAGGAATTGAGGAGGCTGAGGACAGTTGGGATTGCGCTCAGGAAAAAGTTGAAGATTGGAAAAGCTGGGATTACCGAGGGGATTGTGAATGGTATTCATGAAAGATGGAGACGTATGGAGCTCGTTAAAATTACGTGTGAGGACATATGTAGGTTGAATATGAAGAGGACTCATGAGTTGTTAGAG AAGAAAACTGGAGGTCTTGTTATCTGGAGATCTggaagtaatataattttgtatcgAGGAGCTGATTACAAGTATCCTTATTTCTCTGAAATTAGCTTCGAGAATAACAGTGCACAAGATGCTACCCCGGACTTGTTCATGGGTACGGAAGAGCATATGACTAACTCATCTGGCACAGATGCGGTAAAACCTGATGCATCGGACAGAAAATCTCCTCCACGTGTAATCCAGGGTGTAGGTTCTCCAGACAGAGTCCGATTTGAATTGCCTGGAGAGGCAGAACATACTGAAGAAGCAGACAAGTTGCTGGAAGGACTTGGTCCTCGCTTTACCGATTGGTGGGGTTGTGAGCCACTGCCTATCGATGCAGATCTTTTGCCAGCTATAGTCCCTGGGTACAAGAGACCTTTCCGTCTACTTCCTTATGGAGTAAAACCTAAATTGACAAATGATGAAATGACAACACTGAGGAGACTTGGTCGACCTTTGCCTTGCCATTTTGTATTAG GGAGAAACAGAAAACTCCAAGGATTGGCTGCTACAATTGTGAAGCTTTGGGAGAAATGTGAAATTGCAAAAGTTGCCGTCAAAAGAGGAGTTCAGAACACTAACAGTGAACTGATGGCGGAAGAGCTTAAA TGGCTGACTGGAGGAACCTTGCTCTCGAGGGATAGGGAATTTATTGTCTTCTACCGAGGGAAGGACTTCTTGCCCTCTGCGGTCTCTTCAGCAATAGAAGAACGGAGAAAGCAAGTTTTTGAAGAGGAAAAACGGAATGGTTTTAATTCATCAGTAGCAAATGCTAAGGAAAGGAAACAATCCACTACGGGAAGTGTTTCTGATGATGGACATGCACGCAGAATTAACCAGAAAGGTGtccaagaaaaaaagaaacttaCTTCCATGGAAGCTGCTATCGAGAGAACTGCAGATAAATTAACCACT GCATTGGAAAAGAAAGCCGAGGCAGAGAACCTCCTTctggagcttgaggaggatgAGGTGCCACAACAATCTGATATGGATAAAGAGGGAATAACTGAAGAAGAAAGATTCATGTTGAGGAAGATTGGCTTGAGAATGAAGCCTTTCTTACTTCTTG GTAGGCGGGGAGTCTTTGATGGAACAGTCGAGAACATGCACCTTCATTGGAAGTATAGGGAATTGGTAAAGGTAATAACCGGGCGGAAAACCATTGAAGAGGTCCACCAAATAGCTAGGATGTTAGAGGCAGAGAGTGGGGGAATACTAGTTGCTGTTGAGCTAGTTAATAAGGGTCATGCAATCATTGTGTACCGAGGGAAGAACTATGAAAGGCCTGCTTCGTTGAGGCCTCAGACTCTTctaagtaaaagagaagcaatgAAGCGCTCTATAGAGGCTCAGCGACGTCAG TCGTTGAAATTACATGTCTTAAAGCTTACACAAAATATAGAGGTTTTGCAGTCACGGTTG GCCAAAAATGAGGATATGGTTCATATTCAGTCTCCGGATATAGTTGATAGGCAGGTACCAGTGACGGGAATATCTGATGCTGCAGGCGGAACTAATTACCAGTCTAGTTTAGCAAGTCCTACTGAG TGTGTATTGATAGAGAGAAGCTTATTTAGCTTTTATATTCAGGATTCTGGGGATGCTGCAGAAGACACTGACCCCAGTTCTCAGAAAGAATTATCAAGTGATTCCTCAGACACCGACCACAATTCTCAGCAAGAATTTCCAATTGATCCTTTTTTCCAATATGAGGGCAAGGTTGAGGCTGTGGGTGATACAATTCAACCTCAGCATCAATCTATTTCATCAATCAAATCGAAAAGTATGTTCAATGTGAACGTGGATCAAAAAACATTTGGCAGTGCAGTGAGTGAATCTGTTTCCAAGTCTTCCAGG GGAGAAGTTAAGATCCACTTTTCTGAGACCAGAAGTTTCAACAAACCTCGGGAAGTTGACAATAAAAAGGAGGTGTCTCAACTTCCTTCTGTAAAACCTCAACAAGCACTTAGATCCACCCGGAGTAGGTCCGAAGGGATGCCTACCAGAAAAGTACAGCTTTCCAACAGGGAGAGGTTGCTTCTCAGAAAACAAGCCCTCAAGATGAAGAAGCAACCAGTGCTTGCTGTTG GGAGGAGCAATATTGTTACTGGAGttgcaaaaaatattaaagaacaCTTTAAGAAGTATCCTCTTGCGATTGTGAATGTCAAAGGAAGGGCAAAAGGGACTTCAGTTAGGGAGGTGGTTTTTAAGCTGGAG CAAGCTACAGGTGCTGTTCTTGTTTCTCAAGAGCCAAGCAAAGTCATATTGTATAGAGGTTGGGGACCAGGTGGAGAGCGTGGTGCTTCTAATGGAAATGACACCAGAAATTCGAGAAACAGCAGAGAGCAAAAGGAACTGATGTCAATATCTCCTGAGCTTATATCAGCAATCAGACTTGAATGTGGCTTGCAGTCCAACCATGATATGGAGGTTGCTTCATAG
- the LOC125847694 gene encoding CRM-domain containing factor CFM2, chloroplastic isoform X2 — MLLPFCNFHPINPSKTLLNPSPSHSLFSTTPSFSLKPFFPRNTLPVFATSPDTETLPESAIRRIADKLRSLGFVEEPKNHETQENASSSNPTANSPGQIFVPLPTQLPKYRVGHTLDTSWSTPENPVPQPGLGNSIQKFHELRDEFLKEKEKERLKNKEYKKERAPSLAELTLPAEELRRLRTVGIALRKKLKIGKAGITEGIVNGIHERWRRMELVKITCEDICRLNMKRTHELLEKKTGGLVIWRSGSNIILYRGADYKYPYFSEISFENNSAQDATPDLFMGTEEHMTNSSGTDAVKPDASDRKSPPRVIQGVGSPDRVRFELPGEAEHTEEADKLLEGLGPRFTDWWGCEPLPIDADLLPAIVPGYKRPFRLLPYGVKPKLTNDEMTTLRRLGRPLPCHFVLGRNRKLQGLAATIVKLWEKCEIAKVAVKRGVQNTNSELMAEELKWLTGGTLLSRDREFIVFYRGKDFLPSAVSSAIEERRKQVFEEEKRNGFNSSVANAKERKQSTTGSVSDDGHARRINQKGVQEKKKLTSMEAAIERTADKLTTALEKKAEAENLLLELEEDEVPQQSDMDKEGITEEERFMLRKIGLRMKPFLLLGRRGVFDGTVENMHLHWKYRELVKVITGRKTIEEVHQIARMLEAESGGILVAVELVNKGHAIIVYRGKNYERPASLRPQTLLSKREAMKRSIEAQRRQSLKLHVLKLTQNIEVLQSRLAKNEDMVHIQSPDIVDRQVPVTGISDAAGGTNYQSSLASPTEDSGDAAEDTDPSSQKELSSDSSDTDHNSQQEFPIDPFFQYEGKVEAVGDTIQPQHQSISSIKSKSMFNVNVDQKTFGSAVSESVSKSSRGEVKIHFSETRSFNKPREVDNKKEVSQLPSVKPQQALRSTRSRSEGMPTRKVQLSNRERLLLRKQALKMKKQPVLAVGRSNIVTGVAKNIKEHFKKYPLAIVNVKGRAKGTSVREVVFKLEQATGAVLVSQEPSKVILYRGWGPGGERGASNGNDTRNSRNSREQKELMSISPELISAIRLECGLQSNHDMEVAS; from the exons ATGTTGCTTCCTTTCTGCAACTTCCATCCCATAAACCCTTCTAAAACCCTCTTAAACCCCTCACCATCACATTCCCTCTTCTCTACTACACCCTCTTTTTCCCTAAAACCCTTCTTTCCTCGTAATACCCTTCCTGTTTTCGCCACATCCCCTGATACTGAAACTTTACCGGAATCCGCCATCCGAAGAATCGCCGACAAGCTACGCAGTCTTGGATTTGTTGAAGAACCCAAGAATCATGAAACCCAAGAAAATGCTTCGAGTTCTAATCCCACTGCTAACTCACCCGGTCAAATTTTTGTTCCTTTGCCTACGCAACTACCCAAGTACCGTGTGGGTCACACACTTGACACTAGTTGGAGTACGCCTGAAAACCCAGTACCGCAGCCTGGTTTAGGGAACTCTATACAGAAGTTTCATGAATTGAGGGATGAGTTCttgaaagagaaggagaaagagaggTTAAAGAATAAGGAGTATAAGAAAGAGAGAGCACCAAGTTTGGCGGAGCTTACTTTACCAGCTGAGGAATTGAGGAGGCTGAGGACAGTTGGGATTGCGCTCAGGAAAAAGTTGAAGATTGGAAAAGCTGGGATTACCGAGGGGATTGTGAATGGTATTCATGAAAGATGGAGACGTATGGAGCTCGTTAAAATTACGTGTGAGGACATATGTAGGTTGAATATGAAGAGGACTCATGAGTTGTTAGAG AAGAAAACTGGAGGTCTTGTTATCTGGAGATCTggaagtaatataattttgtatcgAGGAGCTGATTACAAGTATCCTTATTTCTCTGAAATTAGCTTCGAGAATAACAGTGCACAAGATGCTACCCCGGACTTGTTCATGGGTACGGAAGAGCATATGACTAACTCATCTGGCACAGATGCGGTAAAACCTGATGCATCGGACAGAAAATCTCCTCCACGTGTAATCCAGGGTGTAGGTTCTCCAGACAGAGTCCGATTTGAATTGCCTGGAGAGGCAGAACATACTGAAGAAGCAGACAAGTTGCTGGAAGGACTTGGTCCTCGCTTTACCGATTGGTGGGGTTGTGAGCCACTGCCTATCGATGCAGATCTTTTGCCAGCTATAGTCCCTGGGTACAAGAGACCTTTCCGTCTACTTCCTTATGGAGTAAAACCTAAATTGACAAATGATGAAATGACAACACTGAGGAGACTTGGTCGACCTTTGCCTTGCCATTTTGTATTAG GGAGAAACAGAAAACTCCAAGGATTGGCTGCTACAATTGTGAAGCTTTGGGAGAAATGTGAAATTGCAAAAGTTGCCGTCAAAAGAGGAGTTCAGAACACTAACAGTGAACTGATGGCGGAAGAGCTTAAA TGGCTGACTGGAGGAACCTTGCTCTCGAGGGATAGGGAATTTATTGTCTTCTACCGAGGGAAGGACTTCTTGCCCTCTGCGGTCTCTTCAGCAATAGAAGAACGGAGAAAGCAAGTTTTTGAAGAGGAAAAACGGAATGGTTTTAATTCATCAGTAGCAAATGCTAAGGAAAGGAAACAATCCACTACGGGAAGTGTTTCTGATGATGGACATGCACGCAGAATTAACCAGAAAGGTGtccaagaaaaaaagaaacttaCTTCCATGGAAGCTGCTATCGAGAGAACTGCAGATAAATTAACCACT GCATTGGAAAAGAAAGCCGAGGCAGAGAACCTCCTTctggagcttgaggaggatgAGGTGCCACAACAATCTGATATGGATAAAGAGGGAATAACTGAAGAAGAAAGATTCATGTTGAGGAAGATTGGCTTGAGAATGAAGCCTTTCTTACTTCTTG GTAGGCGGGGAGTCTTTGATGGAACAGTCGAGAACATGCACCTTCATTGGAAGTATAGGGAATTGGTAAAGGTAATAACCGGGCGGAAAACCATTGAAGAGGTCCACCAAATAGCTAGGATGTTAGAGGCAGAGAGTGGGGGAATACTAGTTGCTGTTGAGCTAGTTAATAAGGGTCATGCAATCATTGTGTACCGAGGGAAGAACTATGAAAGGCCTGCTTCGTTGAGGCCTCAGACTCTTctaagtaaaagagaagcaatgAAGCGCTCTATAGAGGCTCAGCGACGTCAG TCGTTGAAATTACATGTCTTAAAGCTTACACAAAATATAGAGGTTTTGCAGTCACGGTTG GCCAAAAATGAGGATATGGTTCATATTCAGTCTCCGGATATAGTTGATAGGCAGGTACCAGTGACGGGAATATCTGATGCTGCAGGCGGAACTAATTACCAGTCTAGTTTAGCAAGTCCTACTGAG GATTCTGGGGATGCTGCAGAAGACACTGACCCCAGTTCTCAGAAAGAATTATCAAGTGATTCCTCAGACACCGACCACAATTCTCAGCAAGAATTTCCAATTGATCCTTTTTTCCAATATGAGGGCAAGGTTGAGGCTGTGGGTGATACAATTCAACCTCAGCATCAATCTATTTCATCAATCAAATCGAAAAGTATGTTCAATGTGAACGTGGATCAAAAAACATTTGGCAGTGCAGTGAGTGAATCTGTTTCCAAGTCTTCCAGG GGAGAAGTTAAGATCCACTTTTCTGAGACCAGAAGTTTCAACAAACCTCGGGAAGTTGACAATAAAAAGGAGGTGTCTCAACTTCCTTCTGTAAAACCTCAACAAGCACTTAGATCCACCCGGAGTAGGTCCGAAGGGATGCCTACCAGAAAAGTACAGCTTTCCAACAGGGAGAGGTTGCTTCTCAGAAAACAAGCCCTCAAGATGAAGAAGCAACCAGTGCTTGCTGTTG GGAGGAGCAATATTGTTACTGGAGttgcaaaaaatattaaagaacaCTTTAAGAAGTATCCTCTTGCGATTGTGAATGTCAAAGGAAGGGCAAAAGGGACTTCAGTTAGGGAGGTGGTTTTTAAGCTGGAG CAAGCTACAGGTGCTGTTCTTGTTTCTCAAGAGCCAAGCAAAGTCATATTGTATAGAGGTTGGGGACCAGGTGGAGAGCGTGGTGCTTCTAATGGAAATGACACCAGAAATTCGAGAAACAGCAGAGAGCAAAAGGAACTGATGTCAATATCTCCTGAGCTTATATCAGCAATCAGACTTGAATGTGGCTTGCAGTCCAACCATGATATGGAGGTTGCTTCATAG